In Sphingobacteriaceae bacterium, the DNA window TGGACTTGACCATGTGACAAATCACCCCAGCGCATATTTTTTCCAATTGTGCCGGGGTTATGCAGATACGGCCGGGTGCAGTTCGGCCGGAATGCAGACAGCGCCGGATGCAGGTGGGGCCGGAACGCGGACAGCGCCGGATCCGGGCGGCGCCGGAATGCAGCAGCGCCCGAGGCCCTTACTCCATGAACATGGGGCGCAGGCGGGCGCCTCGGTAGTAATGGGCCAGGATGGCCCGGTAGTCGTACCCCGCCTGGGCCATGCCCTGGGCGCCGTATTGGGACATGCCCACCCCGTGGCCGTAGCCTCTCACCTCCAGGGTGAGGCGGCCGTCGTGCCAGCGGTGGGTGAACCAAGTGGAGGGCAGATCCAGCCTTTGACGGAACTCCGTGGCGGCCATAGTGGTTCCGGCGATGGACAAGGTGACGGGCCGGCCCGAAACGCCCGTCTCAACAACGGTGATCACTTCCTCACCCGCCGCCAGGGCCCGCCGGATGACGCCGGCGGGGATGTCCAGGCGGGCGGCCACCTCGGCCACGGTGAAGGTGAACTCCTGCAGGAAGCGGGGTGAGTCTTCTTCGTGGGGGGAAGGCACCCCTACCAGGTAGGGGACATGCCGGCCCCAGACGGCGGCGGCGTTTTCCGTATGGCCGCCGCTGGTGGAATGGTACACGGCATCTATGGGCCCACCGTCAAAGACGAGGATCTCCCCCTGGGTCTCCCGCACCGCCTGGCGGATCCGGCGGCGGTAGAGCCAGTAGCGGACGGGGCCCCAGCGGTCGCGCATCTGGGCTTCATCCATGTAGGCCTGGCCGGTGGCCGGGTCGGAGCACAAATCGGCCTCAGGGTGCCGGTCACAGCCCCGGCCTCCGAAGAAGGGCAGCCGGCGCACGGCGTAAGTCCTGGCCACCACGGCCTGGGCCTTGAGGGCTTCGGGGTGGAAGGCGGCAGGCATTTCCGCCGCCGTCACCCCCTCCACATAGGCCTCCAGGGGCAGCTCCACCAGGACGTCCAAATCATCCCGGTACAGCCGGAGCGTCAGGTCGCCGCCGGCGGGCGCCGGCGGGGCCGGCACCTGGGGAGCCTGTCCCATGCCGGCGAAGTAGAGGGGGATGCCCAGCACCAGCACCCCGATGACCAGGGCCGCCATGAGCAGCCGGAGCAGCCCCCGCCAAGGGCCGGTTCCGGCTCTATGGGAGTTGGACCTACGCAGAGGACCCCACGGGCCCCCGAACCGGTGCCGCCGGCGGATGGGATTCATGGAGCCATGGTATGTCCCGGCCCGTCGGTCTTAGAACCGGGACAGGACGGCCTTTGAGCGCCTTAGTAGGACTGCATCAGAACAAGGGGGGTCGGAGGCCCCGGGTCGGGGCGGCGTCCTGCCGCTGCCCGGGCTCCCCTTCATACACCACGGCTCCCAGGCCCCGGAGCTTTTCCACCAGGTGTTCGTAGCCCCGGCGGATGTGGTGGACGCCTTCGATTTCCGTGGTGCCCCGGGCCGCCAAGGCCGCCAGCACCAGGGCGGCCCCCGCCCGCAGGTCGGTGGCCCGCACCCTGGTGCCCGTCAGCTGGGGCACGCCTTTGATGATGGCCACCCCGCCCTCCACCCGGATGGAGGCGCCCATGCGGTTCAGTTCCGGCGCGTGGAGAAAGCGGTTCTCGAAGATGGTTTCGGTGATGGTGCTGGTGCCCTGGGCTACCGCCAGCAAGGACGTCATGGGGGGCTGCACGTCGGTGGGAAAGCCGGGATGGGGCAAGGTGCGCACGTCCACCCCTTGGGGCCGGGCCCAGCCCCGCACTTCAATGCGGCCGGAGCCTGTCTTGATGGAGACGCCGGCTTCCCGCAGCTTGGCTATGACGGCACTCAGGTGCTCGGGCTCGGCGTCCAGGATGGTGACGTGGTTGCCGGGCAAGGCGCCCGCCAGCAGGTAGGTGGCCGTTTCGATGCGATCGGCCATCACCCGGTAGGCGGCGCCCCCCAGGGACGGCCGGCCCTCGATGACCATCTGGCCGGTGCCGGCGCCGCTGATGCGGGCGCCCATGCTCTGCAGGAAGCGGGCCAGGTCCACTACTTCGGGCTCCCGGGCGGCGTTGCCGATGACGGTCCGTCCCCGGGCCAGGGCGGCCGCCATCATGATATTTTCCGTGGCCGTCACGCTGGGGACGTCCAGGTGAATTTGGGCGCCCCGCAGGGGCCCCCCGGTCATGGTGAGCACGCCCCCGTGAAAGGAAATGGAGGCGCCCAAGGCCTGCAGGCCCTTGATGTGCAGGTCGATGGGCCGGGTGCCGATGGCGCAGCCCCCGGGCAGGTGGGCCTGAACACGACCAAGGCGAGCCAGAAGGGGCCCCGTCACCAGGAAGGAGGCCCGCATCCGGCTCGCCAGTTCAAAAGGCGTATCGGTGCGCAAGTATTGGTCTGGTTGGATATGGAGGGTGTCCTCGCCCTGGCGCCGGACGGAAAGGCCCAGATGCCGCAGCAGGGCCACCATGGTCCGGACGTCGTCCAGGTCGGGCACCCGCCCGATGATGCATGCTTCGTCGGCCAGCAGGGTGGCGGCCAGGATGGGCAAGGCCGCGTTCTTGGCCCCCGCCGCCCTGACGGTACCCCTTAGGGGGCTCCCGCCCTCCACTACGATGGCCATTGGTCACCGTCCTCGCCAAAGGAGAAGTGGAGGTATAGGATGCCCCGGGGGGAGGGGTTCAAGCCCCACGCCGGCGGGCTACCTTGAGGCGGGTCAAAGCCCGGTCCAAGGCCGCCCTGGCCCGTTCCAAATCCCAGTCGCCGACAGGATCCGCCAAGCGGCGGCGGGCCCGCTCCAAGGCGGCTTCCGCCCGGCTGATGTCGATCTCCTCAGCCCGCTCGGCGGCGTCGGACAGGATGAC includes these proteins:
- the spoIID gene encoding stage II sporulation protein D codes for the protein MAALVIGVLVLGIPLYFAGMGQAPQVPAPPAPAGGDLTLRLYRDDLDVLVELPLEAYVEGVTAAEMPAAFHPEALKAQAVVARTYAVRRLPFFGGRGCDRHPEADLCSDPATGQAYMDEAQMRDRWGPVRYWLYRRRIRQAVRETQGEILVFDGGPIDAVYHSTSGGHTENAAAVWGRHVPYLVGVPSPHEEDSPRFLQEFTFTVAEVAARLDIPAGVIRRALAAGEEVITVVETGVSGRPVTLSIAGTTMAATEFRQRLDLPSTWFTHRWHDGRLTLEVRGYGHGVGMSQYGAQGMAQAGYDYRAILAHYYRGARLRPMFME
- the murA gene encoding UDP-N-acetylglucosamine 1-carboxyvinyltransferase — its product is MAIVVEGGSPLRGTVRAAGAKNAALPILAATLLADEACIIGRVPDLDDVRTMVALLRHLGLSVRRQGEDTLHIQPDQYLRTDTPFELASRMRASFLVTGPLLARLGRVQAHLPGGCAIGTRPIDLHIKGLQALGASISFHGGVLTMTGGPLRGAQIHLDVPSVTATENIMMAAALARGRTVIGNAAREPEVVDLARFLQSMGARISGAGTGQMVIEGRPSLGGAAYRVMADRIETATYLLAGALPGNHVTILDAEPEHLSAVIAKLREAGVSIKTGSGRIEVRGWARPQGVDVRTLPHPGFPTDVQPPMTSLLAVAQGTSTITETIFENRFLHAPELNRMGASIRVEGGVAIIKGVPQLTGTRVRATDLRAGAALVLAALAARGTTEIEGVHHIRRGYEHLVEKLRGLGAVVYEGEPGQRQDAAPTRGLRPPLF